Proteins co-encoded in one Arthrobacter globiformis genomic window:
- a CDS encoding 4-phosphopantoate--beta-alanine ligase, translating to MAIRLVITADSLRAQSRLLLTQKNGSSLGLVPTMGALHAGHGQLARAAVEQNDVVVASIFVNPLQFGEAQDLDRYPRTLDADMALLEEQGVDLVFAPSVGEMYPGGQPMVRITSGPLGEKWEGASRPGHFDGALTVVAKLLHMGIPGTGLPGGRAFVAGSGGGLPAYRAYFGQKDAQQLALVRRMVADLNFPVEIVAVPTARAADGLALSSRNRFLSDEEREAALVLSRALHLIEERANANEPLDVGSAMALIESQPLVQLDYLDVVDPVTLEPLAENCRETPFRGEGLALVAAKVGTVRLIDNVPLRS from the coding sequence ATGGCAATCCGACTCGTAATAACGGCGGACTCCCTCCGGGCACAAAGCCGTTTGCTGCTGACGCAGAAGAATGGCTCGTCCCTGGGGCTCGTGCCCACTATGGGCGCCCTCCATGCTGGCCACGGGCAGCTGGCGCGGGCCGCCGTCGAACAGAACGACGTTGTGGTGGCCTCCATCTTTGTGAACCCGCTGCAGTTTGGCGAGGCGCAGGACCTGGACCGGTATCCGCGGACCCTTGATGCGGATATGGCGCTTCTGGAGGAGCAGGGAGTCGACCTGGTCTTTGCGCCGTCCGTCGGGGAGATGTACCCGGGCGGGCAGCCGATGGTGAGGATCACCTCCGGTCCGCTGGGGGAGAAGTGGGAGGGCGCGTCGCGGCCCGGCCATTTCGACGGCGCGCTGACCGTGGTGGCCAAGCTGCTGCACATGGGTATCCCCGGCACCGGCCTTCCCGGCGGCAGGGCCTTCGTTGCCGGTTCCGGCGGCGGACTCCCGGCGTACCGCGCCTATTTCGGGCAGAAGGATGCGCAGCAGCTGGCCCTGGTGCGCCGGATGGTGGCGGACCTCAACTTTCCCGTGGAGATCGTTGCGGTGCCAACCGCCCGGGCCGCCGACGGACTGGCGCTGTCCAGCCGGAACCGGTTCCTCTCGGACGAGGAGCGGGAGGCAGCGCTGGTCCTGTCCCGCGCGCTGCACCTCATTGAGGAGCGGGCGAACGCCAACGAGCCGCTTGATGTCGGCTCGGCCATGGCACTGATCGAGTCCCAGCCGCTGGTCCAGCTCGACTACCTCGACGTCGTGGATCCCGTCACGCTGGAGCCGCTCGCCGAGAACTGCCGCGAGACGCCCTTCCGAGGTGAAGGGCTGGCACTGGTTGCCGCGAAGGTGGGCACCGTGCGGCTGATCGACAACGTGCCGCTCCGCTCCTAA